One Helicoverpa armigera isolate CAAS_96S chromosome 1, ASM3070526v1, whole genome shotgun sequence genomic window carries:
- the LOC110383095 gene encoding anion exchange protein 3 isoform X4, with protein sequence MPVTYARASQLEHQRKHLHPHKPRKYSLQEARGAAERRVSIEPADEPLPEADADQLHAHRSDDPRALRRHKIQPRGSTVHVGRKDGGDKVQNILSDAAYKKMYDHSPHAVFVQLDELLATEDGEAEWKETARWIKYEEDVEEGSARWGKPHVASLSFHSLLNLRRCLETGVVLLDLDEKDLPGVAYRVVERMVADGLIEEDDKPVVMRSLLLRHRHVHDDRFRFSIGGRKHSSYTSLQSLWLEEGAAARARCSVCSAQAACRRHSAHLIVRQPAPPVRNLADPRRRRSSYALPLERAEVRKKSSAGGLDLREVEYLAGVDAAAGSQDELRRPHNDSILKRIPGDAEATTVLVGAVGFLEQPTIAFVRLAQGILMPSITEVPVPVRFMFILLGPSGADLDYHEVGRSISTLMANPAFHSIAYKADDRRELLSAINEFLDDSIVLPPGDWERQALLPFEELRAKSEMIRRRKRDALERKRAAGEAPAPPDEKKALLAAEAGLPGKEPDDPLTRTGRLFGGVVRDMRRRYPHYASDFRDALNGQCVAAAIFMYFAALSSAITFGGLLAEKTYGNIGISETLVFTCAGGVLFALLSGQPMMITGATGPLLLLDESLANFCHSNGFDFLTARMYCGFWMIVIALGVASVEGSVAVKKITRFTEDIFAFLISLIFIGEPVTSLINVFRAHPLGIDYSSPNASLPNVTVVDNSTLSGNATVPAPAPAPMPPQPNTALWCTMLTLSTFIIAYYLRIFRNGKFLGRSARRALGDFGVPIAIVLMVGLSCAVPVWTETLRVPEGLSPTAPRSWFVPLNDGLATIPAWAAFAMGLPALMVYIIVFMETHIAELIIDKPERKLKKGSGFHMDIVIMSTVNALCGLFGAPWQCVATVRSVSHVSALTIMSTTHAPGDKPHIVEVKEQRLTALLVALLVGVSVLAARWLRLVPMAVLFGVFLYMGISALGGIQFWDRCILLLKPVKHHPQVPYVRRVPTLKMHLFTLIQAAGLAVLYAVKSSRFSLAMPFFLVMMVPLRMSLVYLFTPLQLRALDGAQKDIDKDDEPDFYEEAPLPG encoded by the exons ATGCCCGTCACGTACGCGCGCGCCTCGCAGCTGGAGCACCAGCG CAAGCACCTGCACCCGCACAAGCCGCGCAAGTACTCGCTGCAGGaggcgcgcggcgcggccgAGCGGCGCGTCAGCATCGAGCCGGCCGACGAGCCGCTGCCCGAGGCCGACGCCGACCAGCTGCACGCGCACCGCAGCGACGACCCGCGCGCGCTGCGCCGCCACAAGATCCAGCCGCGG GGGTCGACGGTGCACGTGGGCCGCAAGGATGGCGGCGACAAGGTGCAGAACATATTGTCGGACGCTGCCTACAAGAAGATGTATGACCACAGCCCGCACGCG GTGTTCGTGCAACTCGACGAGCTGCTGGCCACCGAGGACGGCGAGGCGGAGTGGAAGGAGACCGCGCGCTGGATCAAGTACGAAGAGGACGTGGAGGAGGGCTCGGCGCGCTGGGGCAAGCCGCACGTCGCCTCGCTGTCCTTCCACTCGCTGCTCAACCTGCGCCGCTGCCTCGAGACCGGCGTGGTGCTGCTGGACCTGGACGAGAAGGACCTGCCCGGCGTGGCCTACAG GGTGGTGGAGCGCATGGTCGCGGACGGGCTGATCGAGGAGGACGACAAGCCGGTGGTGATGCGCTCGCTGCTGCTGCGCCACCGGCACGTGCACGACGACCGCTTCCGGTTCTCCATCGGCGGCCGCAAGCACTCCTCGTACACGAGCCTGCAG TCGCTGTGGCTGGAGGagggcgcggcggcgcgcgcgcgctgCTCCGTGTGCAGCGCGCAGGCCGCGTGCCGGCGCCACAGCGCGCACCTCATCGTACGGCAGCCCGCGCCCCCCGTGCGA AACCTGGCGGACCCGCGGCGGCGCCGCAGCTCGTACGCGCTGCCGCTGGAGCGCGCCGAGGTGCGCAAGAAGTCGTCGGCGGGCGGGCTGGACCTGCGCGAGGTGGAGTACCTGGCGGGCGTGGACGCGGCCGCCGGCTCGCAGGACGAGCTGCGCCGCCCGCACAACGACTCCATCCTCAAGCGCATCCCCGGCGACGCCGAGGCCACCACCGTGCTGGTGGGCGCCGTCGGCTTCCTGGAGCAGCCCACCATCGCCTTCGTGCGCCTGGCGCAGGGCATCCTCATGCCGTCCATCACCGAGGTGCCGGTGCCCGTGCGCTTCATGTTCATCCTGCTGGGGCCCAGCGGCGCCGACCTCGACTACCACGAGGTGGGCCGCTCCATCTCCACGCTGATGGCCAACCCCGCGTTCCACTCGATCGCGTACAAGGCGGACGACCGGCGCGAGCTGCTGTCCGCCATCAACGAGTTCCTGGACGACTCCATCGTGCTGCCGCCCGGCGACTGGGAGCGGCAGGCGCTGCTGCCGTTCGAGGAGTTGCGCGCCAAGAGCGAGATGATCCGGCGCCGCAAGCGCGACGCGCTGGAGCGCAAGCGCGCCGCCGGCgaggcgcccgcgccgcccgacgAGAAGAAGGCGCTGCTGGCGGCCGAGGCGGGGCTGCCCGGCAAGGAGCCCGACGACCCGCTCACGCGCACCGGCCGTCTCTTCGGAG GCGTGGTGCGCGACATGCGGCGCCGCTACCCGCACTACGCGTCGGACTTCCGCGACGCGCTCAACGGGCAGTGCGTGGCCGCCGCCATCTTCATGTACTTCGCGGCGCTCTCCTCCGCCATCACCTTCGGCGGCCTGCTCGCCGAGAAGACCTACGGCAACATCGGCATCTCCGAGACCCTG GTGTTCACGTGCGCGGGCGGCGTGCTGTTCGCGCTGCTGTCGGGGCAGCCCATGATGATCACGGGCGCCACGGGCCCGCTGCTGCTGCTGGACGAGTCGCTCGCCAACTTCTGCCACTCGAACGGCTTCGACTTCCTCACGGCGCGCATGTACTGCGGCTTCTGGATGATCGTCATCGCGCTCGGCGTCGCCTCCGTCGAGGGCAGCGTTGCTGTCAAAAAAATCACGAG GTTCACTGAAGACATCTTTGCTTTCCTGATATCGCTGATCTTCATCGGAGAGCCGGTGACGAGCCTGATCAACGTGTTCCGCGCGCACCCGCTGGGCATCGACTACTCGTCGCCCAACGCCTCGCTGCCTAACGTGACCGTGGTGGACAACTCCACGCTGTCGG GCAATGCAACGGTGCCGGCGCCAGCACCAGCGCCGATGCCGCCTCAGCCGAACACTGCCCTGTGGTGCACCATGCTGACTCTGTCCACGTTCATCATCGCGTACTACCTGCGCATCTTCCGCAACGGCAAGTTCCTGGGCCGCAGC GCGCGGCGCGCGCTGGGCGACTTCGGCGTGCCCATCGCGATCGTGCTGATGGTGGGGCTGTCGTGCGCCGTGCCCGTGTGGACGGAGACGCTGCGCGTGCCCGAGGGCCTGAGCCCCACGGCGCCGCGATCCTGGTTCGTGCCGCTCAACGACGGCCTGGCCACCATCCCCGCCTGGGCCGCCTTCGCTATGGGGCTGCCGGCGCTTATGGTCTACATCATCGTCTTCATGGAGACGCACATCGCTGA ACTGATCATCGACAAGCCGGAGCGCAAGCTGAAGAAGGGCAGCGGCTTCCACATGGACATCGTGATCATGTCGACGGTGAACGCGCTGTGCGGGCTGTTCGGCGCGCCGTGGCAGTGCGTGGCCACCGTGCGCTCCGTGAGCCACGTGTCGGCGCTCACCATCATGTCCACCACGCACGCGCCCGGCGACAAGCCGCACATCGTCGAGGTCAAAG AGCAGCGGCTGACGGCGCTGCTGGTGGCGCTGCTGGTGGGCGTGTCGGTGCTGGCGGCGCGCTGGCTGCGCCTGGTGCCCATGGCCGTGCTGTTCGGCGTGTTCCTCTACATGGGCATCTCGGCGCTCGGCGGCATCCAGTTCTGGGACCGCTGCATCCTGCTGCTGAAGCCGGTGAAGCACCACCCGCAGGTGCCGTACGTGCGGCGGGTGCCCACGCTCAAGATGCACCTGTTCACGCTGATCCAGGCGGCGGGGCTGGCCGTGCTGTACGCCGTCAAGTCGTCGCGCTTCTCGCTCGCCATGCCCTTCTTCCTGGTGATGATGGTGCCGCTGCGCATGTCGCTCGTCTACCTCTTCACGCCGCTGCAGCTCCGAGCG TTGGATGGCGCCCAGAAAGATATCGACAAGGACGACGAGCCCGACTTCTACGAGGAAGCTCCGCTCCCCGGATAG